A single genomic interval of Phocoena sinus isolate mPhoSin1 chromosome 15, mPhoSin1.pri, whole genome shotgun sequence harbors:
- the RALY gene encoding RNA-binding protein Raly isoform X1: MSLKIQTSNVTNKNDPKSINSRVFIGNLNTAVVKKSDVETIFSKYGRVAGCSVHKGYAFVQYANERHARAAVLGENGRVLAGQTLDINMAGEPKPNRPKGLKRAASAIYRLFDYRGRLSPVPVPRAVPVKRPRVTVPLVRRVKTTIPVKLFARSTAITTTGSAKIKLSSSQPLGDIPVLPPLSVKSSELRTIKTELTQIKSNIDALLGRLEQIAEAQKSNPGAQPGHRCGGWGLAVSSLTGAMATSRRRAYTVPGLKQGTHPWITTPSGSQRRAGSRHHLPHGSQPVPHSLQVELSASPSPVPSLPVGTAQARGQRTEFPYTLHPLPRTLPGLGFFYRFGGGWGPQGGDPDNKEIGSQFALRWDGLFSHEGTLALLSNQKAGLLHPLLFPPSLLPARESIV, translated from the exons ATGTCCTTGAAGATCCAGACAAGTAACGTAACCAACAAGAATGACCCCAAATCCATCAACTCTCGGGTTTTCATCGGAAACCTCAACACAGCTGTGGTGAAGAAGTCTGATGTGGAGACCATCTTCTCCAAGTATGGCCGTGTGGCCGGCTGTTCTGTGCACAAGGGCTACGCCTTTGTCCAGTATGCCAATGAGCGCCATGCCCGGGCAGCTGTGCTGGGAGAGAATGGGCGGGTGCTGGCTGGGCAGACCCTGG ACATCAACATGGCTGGAGAGCCAAAGCCCAACAGACCCAAGGGGCTAAAGAGAGCAGCATCTGCCATATACAG GCTCTTCGACTATCGGGGCCGCCTGTCACCAGTGCCAGTGCCCAGAGCAGTCCCTGTGAAGCGACCCCGGGTCACAGTCCCCTTGGTCCGACGTGTCAAAACCACCATACCTGTCAAGCTCTTTGCGCGCtccacagccatcaccaccaccggCTCAGCCAAGATCAAGT TGTCAAGCTCCCAGCCCTTAGGTGACATCCCTGTACTCCCTCCACTCTCAGTAAAGAGCAGTGAGCTGCGTACCATCAAGACAGAGCTGACCCAGATCAAGTCCAACATCGATGCCTTGCTGGGTCGCTTGGAGCAGATTGCCGAGGCGCAGAAGTCCAATCCAG GAGCACAGCCAGGACACAGATGCGGAGGATGGGGCCTTGCAGTAAGCAG TCTGACAGGAGCAATGGCCACCAGCAGGAGAAGGGCGTACACTGTACCAGGCCTCAAGCAGGGCACCCACCCCTGGATAACAACCCCCAGCGGGTCCCAGAGGAGAGCTGGCAGCAGGCACCACCTCCCTCACGGGTCCCAGCCAGTGCCACATTCTCTGCAGGTGGAGTTATCAGCATCCCCTTCTCCTGTACCCTCCCTCCCTGTTGGCACTGCCCAGGCCAGAGGGCAAAGAACAGAGTTTCCTTAcactctgcatcccctccccagGACACTCCCAGGCTTGGGGTTTTTCTATAGGTTTGGAGGAGGGTGGGGCCCACAGGGAGGGGACCCTGACAATAAAGAGATTGGATCCCAATTTGCTCTGAGATGGGATGGTTTGTTTTCTCATGAAGGTACCCTGGCCCTCCTGTCCAACCAGAAAGCAGGTCTGCTACACCCGCTTCTGTTCCCTCCTTCACTCCTCCCTGCCAGAGAGAGCATTGTCTAG
- the RALY gene encoding RNA-binding protein Raly isoform X2, with product MSLKIQTSNVTNKNDPKSINSRVFIGNLNTAVVKKSDVETIFSKYGRVAGCSVHKGYAFVQYANERHARAAVLGENGRVLAGQTLDINMAGEPKPNRPKGLKRAASAIYSGYSFDYDYYRDDFYARPCCSLWPVCSHRLFDYRGRLSPVPVPRAVPVKRPRVTVPLVRRVKTTIPVKLFARSTAITTTGSAKIKLKSSELRTIKTELTQIKSNIDALLGRLEQIAEAQKSNPDGKKKGESGSGSGSAIGSGSGSSGGSSRPPAPQEDTAAEAAMPQGEAKARDDGDEEGLLTHSEEELEHSQDTDAEDGALQ from the exons ATGTCCTTGAAGATCCAGACAAGTAACGTAACCAACAAGAATGACCCCAAATCCATCAACTCTCGGGTTTTCATCGGAAACCTCAACACAGCTGTGGTGAAGAAGTCTGATGTGGAGACCATCTTCTCCAAGTATGGCCGTGTGGCCGGCTGTTCTGTGCACAAGGGCTACGCCTTTGTCCAGTATGCCAATGAGCGCCATGCCCGGGCAGCTGTGCTGGGAGAGAATGGGCGGGTGCTGGCTGGGCAGACCCTGG ACATCAACATGGCTGGAGAGCCAAAGCCCAACAGACCCAAGGGGCTAAAGAGAGCAGCATCTGCCATATACAG TGGCTACAGCTTTGACTATGATTACTACCGGGACGACTTCTACGCCAG GCCATGCTGCAGCCTCTGGCCCGTTTGCTCTCACAGGCTCTTCGACTATCGGGGCCGCCTGTCACCAGTGCCAGTGCCCAGAGCAGTCCCTGTGAAGCGACCCCGGGTCACAGTCCCCTTGGTCCGACGTGTCAAAACCACCATACCTGTCAAGCTCTTTGCGCGCtccacagccatcaccaccaccggCTCAGCCAAGATCAAGT TAAAGAGCAGTGAGCTGCGTACCATCAAGACAGAGCTGACCCAGATCAAGTCCAACATCGATGCCTTGCTGGGTCGCTTGGAGCAGATTGCCGAGGCGCAGAAGTCCAATCCAG ATGGCAAAAAGAAGGGTGAgagtggcagtggcagtggcagcGCCATCGGCAGTGGCAGTGGCAGTAGTGGTGGCAGCAGCCGGCCACCGGCCCCCCAAGAGGACACAGCTGCTGAGGCAGCCATGCCCCAGGGAGAAGCAAAGGCTCGAGACGACGGTGATGAGGAGGGGCTGCTAACACACAGCGAGGAAGAGCTG GAGCACAGCCAGGACACAGATGCGGAGGATGGGGCCTTGCAGTAA
- the RALY gene encoding RNA-binding protein Raly isoform X3, with the protein MSLKIQTSNVTNKNDPKSINSRVFIGNLNTAVVKKSDVETIFSKYGRVAGCSVHKGYAFVQYANERHARAAVLGENGRVLAGQTLDINMAGEPKPNRPKGLKRAASAIYSGYSFDYDYYRDDFYARLFDYRGRLSPVPVPRAVPVKRPRVTVPLVRRVKTTIPVKLFARSTAITTTGSAKIKLKSSELRTIKTELTQIKSNIDALLGRLEQIAEAQKSNPDGKKKGESGSGSGSAIGSGSGSSGGSSRPPAPQEDTAAEAAMPQGEAKARDDGDEEGLLTHSEEELEHSQDTDAEDGALQ; encoded by the exons ATGTCCTTGAAGATCCAGACAAGTAACGTAACCAACAAGAATGACCCCAAATCCATCAACTCTCGGGTTTTCATCGGAAACCTCAACACAGCTGTGGTGAAGAAGTCTGATGTGGAGACCATCTTCTCCAAGTATGGCCGTGTGGCCGGCTGTTCTGTGCACAAGGGCTACGCCTTTGTCCAGTATGCCAATGAGCGCCATGCCCGGGCAGCTGTGCTGGGAGAGAATGGGCGGGTGCTGGCTGGGCAGACCCTGG ACATCAACATGGCTGGAGAGCCAAAGCCCAACAGACCCAAGGGGCTAAAGAGAGCAGCATCTGCCATATACAG TGGCTACAGCTTTGACTATGATTACTACCGGGACGACTTCTACGCCAG GCTCTTCGACTATCGGGGCCGCCTGTCACCAGTGCCAGTGCCCAGAGCAGTCCCTGTGAAGCGACCCCGGGTCACAGTCCCCTTGGTCCGACGTGTCAAAACCACCATACCTGTCAAGCTCTTTGCGCGCtccacagccatcaccaccaccggCTCAGCCAAGATCAAGT TAAAGAGCAGTGAGCTGCGTACCATCAAGACAGAGCTGACCCAGATCAAGTCCAACATCGATGCCTTGCTGGGTCGCTTGGAGCAGATTGCCGAGGCGCAGAAGTCCAATCCAG ATGGCAAAAAGAAGGGTGAgagtggcagtggcagtggcagcGCCATCGGCAGTGGCAGTGGCAGTAGTGGTGGCAGCAGCCGGCCACCGGCCCCCCAAGAGGACACAGCTGCTGAGGCAGCCATGCCCCAGGGAGAAGCAAAGGCTCGAGACGACGGTGATGAGGAGGGGCTGCTAACACACAGCGAGGAAGAGCTG GAGCACAGCCAGGACACAGATGCGGAGGATGGGGCCTTGCAGTAA
- the RALY gene encoding RNA-binding protein Raly isoform X4, with protein sequence MSLKIQTSNVTNKNDPKSINSRVFIGNLNTAVVKKSDVETIFSKYGRVAGCSVHKGYAFVQYANERHARAAVLGENGRVLAGQTLDINMAGEPKPNRPKGLKRAASAIYRLFDYRGRLSPVPVPRAVPVKRPRVTVPLVRRVKTTIPVKLFARSTAITTTGSAKIKLKSSELRTIKTELTQIKSNIDALLGRLEQIAEAQKSNPDGKKKGESGSGSGSAIGSGSGSSGGSSRPPAPQEDTAAEAAMPQGEAKARDDGDEEGLLTHSEEELEHSQDTDAEDGALQ encoded by the exons ATGTCCTTGAAGATCCAGACAAGTAACGTAACCAACAAGAATGACCCCAAATCCATCAACTCTCGGGTTTTCATCGGAAACCTCAACACAGCTGTGGTGAAGAAGTCTGATGTGGAGACCATCTTCTCCAAGTATGGCCGTGTGGCCGGCTGTTCTGTGCACAAGGGCTACGCCTTTGTCCAGTATGCCAATGAGCGCCATGCCCGGGCAGCTGTGCTGGGAGAGAATGGGCGGGTGCTGGCTGGGCAGACCCTGG ACATCAACATGGCTGGAGAGCCAAAGCCCAACAGACCCAAGGGGCTAAAGAGAGCAGCATCTGCCATATACAG GCTCTTCGACTATCGGGGCCGCCTGTCACCAGTGCCAGTGCCCAGAGCAGTCCCTGTGAAGCGACCCCGGGTCACAGTCCCCTTGGTCCGACGTGTCAAAACCACCATACCTGTCAAGCTCTTTGCGCGCtccacagccatcaccaccaccggCTCAGCCAAGATCAAGT TAAAGAGCAGTGAGCTGCGTACCATCAAGACAGAGCTGACCCAGATCAAGTCCAACATCGATGCCTTGCTGGGTCGCTTGGAGCAGATTGCCGAGGCGCAGAAGTCCAATCCAG ATGGCAAAAAGAAGGGTGAgagtggcagtggcagtggcagcGCCATCGGCAGTGGCAGTGGCAGTAGTGGTGGCAGCAGCCGGCCACCGGCCCCCCAAGAGGACACAGCTGCTGAGGCAGCCATGCCCCAGGGAGAAGCAAAGGCTCGAGACGACGGTGATGAGGAGGGGCTGCTAACACACAGCGAGGAAGAGCTG GAGCACAGCCAGGACACAGATGCGGAGGATGGGGCCTTGCAGTAA